The proteins below come from a single Vicugna pacos chromosome 13, VicPac4, whole genome shotgun sequence genomic window:
- the ZBTB8OS gene encoding protein archease isoform X2 has protein sequence MESWSFKDLDHTADVQLHAWGDTLEEAFEQCAMAMFGYMTDTGTVEPLQTVEVETQGDDLQSLLFHFLDEWLYKFSADEFFIPREVKVLNIDQRNFKLRSIGWGEEFSLSKHPQGTEVKAITYSAMQVYNEEKPEVFVIIDI, from the exons atttggatcatacagcggATGTCCA GTTACACGCATGGGGAGATACTCTGGAGGAAGCATTTGAGCAGTGTGCGATGGCCATGTTTGGTTACATGACAGATACGGGGACCGTCGAGCCCCTCCAAACAGTAGAAGTGGAAACTCAAG GAGATGACTTACagtctcttttatttcactttttggaTGAGTGGCTTTATAAATTCAGCGCTGATGAGTTCTTCATACCCCGG gaagtGAAAGTGCTTAATATTGATCAAAGAAATTTCAAATTACGGTCAATTGG GTGGGGAGAAGAATTCTCATTGTCCAAGCACCCTCAG GGAACTGAAGTCAAAGCAATAACATATTCAGCAATGCAGGTCTATAATGAAGAGAAGCCGGAAGTTTTTGTGATAATTGACATTTAA
- the ZBTB8OS gene encoding protein archease isoform X3 has translation MHFFRLHAWGDTLEEAFEQCAMAMFGYMTDTGTVEPLQTVEVETQGDDLQSLLFHFLDEWLYKFSADEFFIPREVKVLNIDQRNFKLRSIGWGEEFSLSKHPQGTEVKAITYSAMQVYNEEKPEVFVIIDI, from the exons ATGCATTTCTTTAGGTTACACGCATGGGGAGATACTCTGGAGGAAGCATTTGAGCAGTGTGCGATGGCCATGTTTGGTTACATGACAGATACGGGGACCGTCGAGCCCCTCCAAACAGTAGAAGTGGAAACTCAAG GAGATGACTTACagtctcttttatttcactttttggaTGAGTGGCTTTATAAATTCAGCGCTGATGAGTTCTTCATACCCCGG gaagtGAAAGTGCTTAATATTGATCAAAGAAATTTCAAATTACGGTCAATTGG GTGGGGAGAAGAATTCTCATTGTCCAAGCACCCTCAG GGAACTGAAGTCAAAGCAATAACATATTCAGCAATGCAGGTCTATAATGAAGAGAAGCCGGAAGTTTTTGTGATAATTGACATTTAA
- the ZBTB8OS gene encoding protein archease isoform X4: MAMFGYMTDTGTVEPLQTVEVETQGDDLQSLLFHFLDEWLYKFSADEFFIPREVKVLNIDQRNFKLRSIGWGEEFSLSKHPQGTEVKAITYSAMQVYNEEKPEVFVIIDI, from the exons ATGGCCATGTTTGGTTACATGACAGATACGGGGACCGTCGAGCCCCTCCAAACAGTAGAAGTGGAAACTCAAG GAGATGACTTACagtctcttttatttcactttttggaTGAGTGGCTTTATAAATTCAGCGCTGATGAGTTCTTCATACCCCGG gaagtGAAAGTGCTTAATATTGATCAAAGAAATTTCAAATTACGGTCAATTGG GTGGGGAGAAGAATTCTCATTGTCCAAGCACCCTCAG GGAACTGAAGTCAAAGCAATAACATATTCAGCAATGCAGGTCTATAATGAAGAGAAGCCGGAAGTTTTTGTGATAATTGACATTTAA